In one window of Burkholderia cepacia ATCC 25416 DNA:
- a CDS encoding Acg family FMN-binding oxidoreductase, whose translation MTAVPPLAASAHPEAHLKSLLAYAVLAPSSHNSQPWRFIVDGPTIAVCADRVRALPVVDPFDRELIISCGAALLNLRVALDHAGLAHTISTFPSEVDPDLLALVRVCDDGYSDASLGALFDAIPERVTTRAPFESTAVPDTLQRELIAAGAAEGVEVACVDAIAHRARVAELVAEADRQQFADPRFRRELASWIDPRRHVDGMPAFAAGVPTLLDFAAPVVTMAVRTFDLGNGLAALHHQLVGASPLIVCLSTVRDDREAWLAAGQALERVLLVATRAGHTASYLNQPIETAGLRAHLRHMLGLRGEPQLLLRVGRGPHTPHSPRRPLDEVVS comes from the coding sequence ATGACAGCCGTTCCCCCACTTGCCGCAAGCGCGCATCCCGAAGCGCATCTGAAGTCGCTGCTGGCCTATGCGGTGCTGGCCCCGTCCAGCCACAACTCGCAGCCGTGGCGGTTCATCGTCGACGGGCCCACGATCGCGGTCTGCGCGGACCGCGTCCGTGCGCTGCCGGTGGTCGATCCGTTCGATCGCGAGCTGATCATCAGTTGCGGCGCCGCCTTGCTCAACCTGCGTGTCGCGCTCGACCACGCAGGGCTCGCCCACACGATCAGCACGTTTCCCTCCGAAGTCGACCCCGATCTGCTCGCACTGGTGCGGGTCTGCGACGACGGCTATTCCGACGCGTCGCTCGGCGCGCTGTTCGATGCGATTCCGGAGCGCGTGACGACGCGCGCGCCGTTCGAATCGACGGCCGTTCCGGACACGCTCCAGCGCGAGCTGATCGCGGCCGGCGCGGCGGAAGGCGTCGAGGTCGCCTGTGTCGACGCGATCGCGCACCGCGCACGGGTGGCCGAGCTCGTCGCCGAGGCCGACCGGCAGCAGTTCGCCGATCCGCGCTTCCGGCGCGAGCTGGCGAGCTGGATCGATCCGCGCCGGCACGTCGACGGCATGCCGGCATTCGCGGCCGGCGTGCCGACGCTGCTGGACTTCGCGGCGCCCGTCGTGACGATGGCGGTCCGGACGTTCGATCTCGGCAACGGGCTCGCCGCGCTGCATCACCAGCTCGTCGGCGCGTCGCCGCTGATCGTCTGCCTGTCGACCGTACGCGACGATCGCGAGGCGTGGCTCGCCGCCGGACAGGCGCTGGAGCGCGTCCTGCTCGTCGCGACGCGCGCGGGCCATACGGCGTCCTACCTGAACCAGCCGATCGAGACGGCCGGGCTGCGCGCCCACCTGCGCCACATGCTCGGGCTGCGCGGCGAGCCGCAGTTGCTGCTGCGCGTCGGGCGCGGCCCGCATACACCGCATTCGCCGCGCCGCCCGCTCGACGAAGTCGTCTCCTGA
- a CDS encoding c-type cytochrome: MNLLRFAALCAIAAAAGPAAAQTAVPEPTDLVNAQHCMFCHTPDMRFLGPSFHEIAQRYRGDPAAAAELERKLRVGGRVHWGDTPMPSAEDRGGPLSADDAHQLVQWVLSQ, encoded by the coding sequence ATGAACCTCCTGCGTTTCGCCGCCCTCTGCGCGATCGCTGCGGCGGCCGGCCCGGCCGCCGCGCAGACGGCCGTGCCCGAGCCGACCGATCTCGTCAACGCGCAGCACTGCATGTTCTGCCACACGCCCGACATGAGGTTCCTCGGGCCGTCGTTCCACGAGATCGCGCAGCGCTATCGCGGCGATCCGGCGGCCGCCGCGGAACTGGAACGCAAGCTGCGCGTCGGCGGCCGCGTGCACTGGGGCGACACGCCGATGCCGTCCGCCGAGGATCGCGGCGGCCCGCTGTCCGCCGACGATGCGCATCAGCTCGTGCAATGGGTGCTGAGCCAGTAG
- a CDS encoding TIGR00730 family Rossman fold protein codes for MPTAIKRLPARTVRGNARRRAAPGAPPADTRGTRARTRPDALAGNDDSARPGPRRARRPAQRPKRTPADDDATILQRASMRGIRLQLDYWKAEARLQSEGIGHAVVIYGSTRIVAPAVANARLDEANRLLAQRPHDAGRRRAVAAASRLVEHSAYYRVAREFGRIVGHADRCTRAARLAVVTGGGPGIMEAANRGAYELGAPSIGLNIELPREQAPNPYITPGLGFRFHYFAIRKLHLLERAKAAVFFPGGYGTFDELFEVLTLLQTRKIPPLPVILVGEAYWRRAVDLAFLADEGMIDRRDLDLFTYCESAPDIWRAIGSWYARRRAV; via the coding sequence ATGCCGACCGCCATCAAACGCCTACCCGCCCGTACGGTACGAGGCAACGCGCGCCGCCGTGCCGCACCCGGCGCGCCGCCGGCGGACACGCGCGGCACACGCGCACGTACGCGGCCCGATGCGCTCGCCGGCAACGACGACAGCGCCCGGCCCGGCCCGCGCCGCGCGCGGCGTCCCGCCCAACGCCCGAAGCGCACGCCTGCCGACGACGACGCCACCATCCTGCAGCGCGCGAGCATGCGCGGCATCCGGCTGCAGCTCGACTACTGGAAAGCCGAGGCGCGCCTGCAGAGCGAAGGCATCGGCCATGCCGTCGTGATCTACGGCAGTACGCGCATCGTCGCCCCTGCCGTCGCGAATGCCCGGCTGGACGAAGCCAATCGCCTGCTCGCGCAGCGTCCGCACGATGCGGGCCGGCGCCGCGCCGTCGCGGCGGCGAGCCGGCTCGTCGAGCACAGCGCGTATTACCGCGTCGCACGCGAATTCGGGCGCATCGTCGGCCACGCCGACCGCTGCACGCGCGCCGCGCGGCTCGCCGTGGTCACCGGCGGCGGCCCCGGCATCATGGAGGCCGCGAACCGCGGCGCATACGAACTCGGCGCGCCGAGCATCGGCCTGAACATCGAGTTGCCGCGCGAACAGGCGCCGAATCCGTACATCACGCCCGGTCTCGGTTTCCGGTTTCACTATTTCGCGATCCGCAAGCTGCACCTGCTCGAACGCGCGAAAGCCGCCGTGTTTTTCCCGGGCGGCTACGGCACATTCGACGAGCTGTTCGAGGTCCTGACGCTGCTGCAGACGCGCAAGATCCCGCCGCTGCCCGTCATCCTCGTCGGCGAGGCGTACTGGCGCCGCGCGGTGGACCTGGCCTTCCTCGCCGACGAGGGGATGATCGATCGCCGCGATCTCGACCTGTTCACGTACTGCGAATCCGCCCCCGACATCTGGCGCGCGATCGGAAGCTGGTATGCACGGCGGCGTGCCGTGTAG
- a CDS encoding SulP family inorganic anion transporter, translating into MNRHLSEHVAHLFPGIALLTHYRRAWLSRDLYAGIALSAVLVPVGMSYAQAAGLPAVTGLHASIAALLAYALLGPSRILVLGPDSALAALIAGAIAPLADHDPQRAIALAGAMALSAGTICILLGTLRLGFVTDLLSRPIQYGYLNGIAIALAIGRLPELLGMPAAGGDVFSSVPPIVHALAEGRFSTDAALLGIGALATIFLMKRVMPRAPGVLIAVLAATVVAHVSPLHGIATVGTLPAGAPVAHLPVVSVADLGALASGAVAVALVSFADISMLSRALSARSGETPDRNQELVALGAANLLAGMMQGCAVSSSASRTPVAIAAGAQSQVTNLVAAACIAILLVAAPTLLTGVPRAALAAVVMYAAFGIADVRSVVRLYRMRRGECLIAVLCFAGVVGIGVVPGILLASALSLLSFVWRAWHPYDAVLGRLAGVRGYHDIARHPDAVQTPGLLLFRWDAPLFYANVEIFCEHLHAAIVSSASPVTRIVIAAEPVTDIDVSAADRLVALCEELRAQTIALDFAEMKGPVKDRLRAYGLFDAFDPASFFPTVTDAVAHHVRRQREHARDDEPVAHPAPPPADRDRADG; encoded by the coding sequence ATGAACCGGCACCTTTCCGAACACGTCGCCCACCTGTTTCCGGGCATCGCACTGCTCACGCACTACCGGCGCGCATGGCTGTCGCGCGACCTGTATGCGGGCATCGCGCTGTCGGCCGTGCTGGTGCCCGTCGGCATGAGCTATGCACAGGCGGCCGGCCTGCCCGCCGTCACGGGCCTCCATGCGTCGATCGCCGCGTTGCTCGCGTATGCGCTGCTCGGCCCGAGCCGGATCCTCGTCCTCGGCCCCGATTCGGCGCTGGCCGCGCTGATCGCCGGCGCGATCGCCCCGCTCGCCGACCATGACCCGCAGCGCGCCATCGCGCTGGCCGGCGCGATGGCGCTGTCGGCCGGCACGATCTGCATCCTGCTCGGCACGCTCCGCCTCGGCTTCGTCACCGACCTGCTGTCACGTCCGATCCAGTACGGCTACCTGAACGGTATCGCGATCGCGCTCGCGATCGGCCGGTTGCCGGAACTGCTCGGCATGCCCGCGGCGGGCGGCGACGTGTTCTCCAGCGTGCCGCCCATCGTGCACGCCCTCGCCGAAGGCCGGTTCTCCACCGATGCCGCGCTGCTGGGCATCGGTGCGCTCGCCACCATTTTCCTGATGAAACGGGTGATGCCGCGCGCACCCGGCGTATTGATCGCGGTGCTGGCCGCGACCGTGGTCGCGCACGTGTCGCCGCTGCACGGCATCGCGACGGTCGGCACGTTGCCGGCCGGCGCGCCCGTGGCGCACCTGCCGGTCGTCTCCGTCGCCGACCTGGGCGCGCTCGCGTCCGGCGCCGTCGCCGTCGCGCTGGTGTCGTTCGCCGACATCAGCATGCTGTCGCGCGCCCTGTCGGCACGTTCGGGCGAAACGCCGGATCGCAACCAGGAACTGGTCGCACTGGGCGCCGCCAATCTGCTGGCCGGCATGATGCAGGGCTGCGCGGTCAGCAGCAGCGCATCGCGCACGCCCGTCGCGATTGCCGCGGGCGCGCAGAGCCAGGTCACGAACCTCGTCGCGGCGGCGTGCATCGCGATCCTGCTCGTTGCCGCGCCGACGCTCCTGACCGGTGTCCCGCGCGCGGCGCTGGCCGCCGTCGTGATGTACGCGGCGTTCGGCATCGCGGACGTGCGCAGCGTCGTCCGGCTGTACCGGATGCGTCGCGGCGAATGCCTGATTGCGGTGCTGTGCTTTGCCGGCGTGGTCGGCATCGGCGTCGTGCCCGGCATCCTGCTCGCCAGCGCGCTGTCGCTGCTGTCGTTCGTGTGGCGAGCCTGGCATCCGTACGATGCGGTGCTGGGCCGGCTGGCCGGCGTGCGCGGCTATCACGACATCGCGCGCCATCCGGACGCCGTGCAGACGCCGGGGCTCCTGCTGTTCCGCTGGGATGCGCCGCTCTTCTACGCGAACGTCGAGATTTTCTGCGAGCATCTGCACGCGGCCATCGTATCGTCGGCGTCTCCGGTCACGCGCATCGTCATCGCGGCCGAGCCCGTCACGGATATCGACGTCAGCGCCGCCGACCGGCTCGTGGCGCTTTGCGAGGAACTCCGCGCGCAGACAATCGCACTGGACTTCGCCGAAATGAAGGGGCCGGTGAAGGATCGCCTGCGCGCCTACGGGCTGTTCGACGCGTTCGATCCCGCCAGCTTCTTTCCGACCGTGACCGACGCCGTCGCGCATCATGTCCGGCGGCAACGCGAACATGCGCGTGACGACGAACCGGTTGCGCACCCCGCGCCGCCGCCTGCCGACCGCGACCGCGCGGACGGGTAG
- a CDS encoding BON domain-containing protein, with product MKTDKQLKQDVQDELESDPAIDATRIGVEVVNRIVTLSGHPPSYAEKLAIERAANRVAGVKALVVDMTVHLPDDDVRTDEDIANAVRSVLHWTVGLHDDAVKVQVEHGWITLSGRVDWAYQSHMAVRAISQMRSVTGVTDHIAVQGAVGSADIGGSIKRAIMRHAEREAKHIAIEVHDGTVRLSGKVGSFSERKAVRGAAWSARGVRAVVDDLVVE from the coding sequence ATGAAAACCGACAAGCAACTGAAGCAGGACGTCCAGGACGAACTCGAATCCGACCCGGCGATCGACGCGACACGTATCGGTGTCGAGGTCGTCAACCGGATCGTGACGCTCTCGGGTCACCCGCCGAGCTATGCGGAGAAACTGGCGATCGAGCGTGCGGCGAACCGCGTGGCCGGCGTCAAGGCGCTCGTCGTCGACATGACCGTGCATTTGCCGGACGACGACGTCCGCACCGACGAGGACATCGCGAATGCCGTGCGCTCGGTTCTGCACTGGACGGTCGGTCTGCACGACGACGCGGTCAAGGTGCAGGTCGAACACGGCTGGATCACGCTGTCCGGCAGGGTCGACTGGGCGTACCAGAGCCATATGGCCGTGCGGGCGATCTCGCAGATGCGCAGCGTGACCGGCGTGACCGACCACATCGCGGTGCAGGGGGCGGTCGGGTCGGCCGACATCGGCGGCAGCATCAAGCGCGCGATCATGCGCCACGCGGAGCGCGAGGCGAAGCACATCGCGATCGAGGTGCACGACGGCACCGTGCGGCTGTCCGGCAAGGTCGGTTCGTTCTCCGAGCGCAAGGCTGTGCGCGGTGCCGCGTGGTCGGCGCGCGGCGTGCGTGCGGTGGTCGACGACCTGGTTGTCGAGTAA
- a CDS encoding nitroreductase family protein — MTEQQLLAYSPTPPAGPVSPQGESPPLIDLPYPDLDGGPPLMTALAARMSSREFAATPLPPATLGAMLWAADGVNRPVGGGRTAPSAHAFNEIDVYVALPYGVYRYDAPAHRLVLKHAVDARNLTGYQDFVGRAPLDLVYVVRTAAILDMPPQQRDVFSAIAAGAIAQNVSLYCAGAGLGTVVRGWINHRVLADALRLNEDELPILAQTVGYRAGGAASNA, encoded by the coding sequence ATGACGGAACAGCAACTGTTGGCCTATTCGCCGACACCACCGGCAGGGCCGGTATCGCCACAGGGCGAATCCCCGCCCCTCATCGACCTGCCGTACCCGGACCTCGACGGCGGCCCGCCATTGATGACCGCACTCGCGGCAAGAATGAGTTCCCGCGAATTCGCCGCCACGCCCCTGCCGCCCGCGACGCTCGGCGCGATGCTGTGGGCCGCGGACGGCGTCAACCGGCCGGTCGGCGGCGGCCGCACGGCGCCGTCCGCGCATGCGTTCAACGAAATCGACGTGTACGTCGCGCTGCCGTACGGCGTCTATCGCTACGACGCGCCCGCGCATCGGCTCGTGCTGAAACACGCCGTGGATGCCCGCAACCTGACGGGTTACCAGGACTTCGTCGGGCGCGCGCCGCTGGATCTCGTCTACGTCGTGCGGACCGCCGCGATCCTCGACATGCCGCCGCAGCAGCGCGACGTGTTCTCGGCGATCGCGGCCGGCGCCATCGCGCAGAACGTGTCGCTTTACTGCGCGGGCGCCGGCCTCGGCACGGTCGTGCGCGGCTGGATCAACCATCGCGTGCTGGCCGACGCGCTGCGGCTGAACGAGGACGAGCTGCCGATCCTCGCGCAGACGGTCGGCTACCGCGCAGGCGGTGCCGCATCGAATGCGTGA
- a CDS encoding Hsp20/alpha crystallin family protein: MSNVTRYDPFSIEPVADLFQGLFRPLRGMTLADEPDLASMKIDVTESDDAYKVNAELPGVARDDIDVQVTGSTVSINAKIQRNSEQKEGERVIRRERYSGAVSRSFSLSGEIDDAKATATYQDGVLSLTLPKKAPVAQKKLTIG, from the coding sequence ATGAGCAATGTCACACGGTACGATCCGTTTTCGATCGAACCCGTCGCCGACCTGTTTCAGGGCCTGTTCAGGCCGCTGCGCGGGATGACGCTGGCGGACGAGCCCGATCTTGCATCGATGAAGATCGACGTGACGGAAAGCGACGATGCGTACAAGGTCAACGCGGAGCTGCCGGGCGTCGCCAGGGACGACATCGACGTTCAGGTGACGGGCAGTACCGTATCGATCAACGCGAAAATCCAGCGCAACAGCGAGCAGAAGGAAGGCGAGCGCGTGATCCGGCGCGAGCGCTATAGCGGCGCGGTCAGCCGCTCGTTCTCGCTGTCGGGTGAAATCGACGACGCGAAGGCAACGGCGACGTATCAGGACGGCGTGCTGTCGCTGACGCTGCCGAAGAAGGCGCCGGTCGCGCAGAAAAAGCTGACGATCGGCTGA
- a CDS encoding DUF1488 domain-containing protein, translating to MQISFPCEHPTYCSQDPALAFPALVEGRRVHCAITAEALEDHFRAASPREQDLVEAFARHRPAIERAARCLLEEMGGRPILLHSGYFRFCT from the coding sequence ATGCAGATCTCCTTTCCTTGCGAACATCCGACGTATTGCAGCCAGGATCCCGCGCTGGCGTTTCCCGCGCTGGTCGAAGGCCGCCGTGTGCACTGCGCGATCACCGCGGAAGCGCTGGAGGATCACTTCCGCGCGGCATCGCCGCGTGAACAGGATCTCGTGGAGGCATTCGCCCGTCATCGACCCGCGATCGAGCGCGCCGCGCGTTGCCTGCTCGAGGAGATGGGCGGCCGGCCGATCCTGCTCCACAGCGGCTATTTCCGGTTCTGCACCTGA
- a CDS encoding universal stress protein, which yields MYTNIMVAVDGSPSSKLALDEGLKVARSYGARLFAVFVVDRSLLVTYAGRMDPDALLDEVRRDGAAVLRSAERAISHAAVNGDTEIVETEPGQNVAERLQRYVVERSIDLAVIGTHGRRGVRRLFLGSVAERFLRGSSCPVLLVRAGDAAPAAAAAA from the coding sequence ATGTACACGAACATCATGGTCGCCGTGGACGGCAGTCCTTCATCGAAACTGGCGCTCGACGAAGGTCTGAAGGTGGCGCGATCGTACGGCGCGCGCCTGTTCGCCGTTTTCGTCGTCGACCGCTCGCTTCTGGTGACGTACGCCGGACGAATGGATCCGGACGCGCTGCTCGACGAGGTTCGGCGCGACGGCGCGGCGGTGCTGCGCAGCGCGGAACGGGCGATCTCGCATGCGGCGGTCAACGGCGACACGGAAATCGTCGAGACCGAGCCTGGCCAGAATGTCGCCGAACGGCTGCAACGGTACGTCGTCGAGCGCTCGATCGATCTGGCCGTGATCGGCACGCACGGCCGCCGCGGTGTCCGGCGGTTGTTTCTCGGCAGCGTCGCGGAGCGTTTCCTGCGCGGATCGAGTTGCCCGGTCCTGCTCGTACGCGCCGGCGATGCCGCCCCGGCCGCGGCGGCGGCAGCCTAG
- a CDS encoding endo alpha-1,4 polygalactosaminidase — protein sequence MSARSFASFVLMLLLAACGGDSDSSVPGGPVAAASARASQAAAWKPLVPGTSWQWQIDGNTINEKVLDGVNNARKMYDVDMELTDAGTIQRLKAKGITVVCYMEVGGREDTRGDAGRFPDSVLGYPVEGYEDHERWLDIRQTAILMPLMLARLDMAKKKGCDGIEPDLDDSYRQETGFPLTRDDQLRYNTALIAAAHDRGMSMGLKNGSGIAAAMAKVADWALNEQCNRFHECGSYASFIALNKAVFNVEYTRPDGMTLAAFCPADNQAGFDGILKLSSDTLSALPRAACRFE from the coding sequence ATGTCCGCAAGATCATTCGCCTCATTCGTGCTGATGCTGCTGCTTGCGGCATGCGGCGGCGACTCGGATTCGTCGGTGCCGGGCGGCCCGGTCGCGGCGGCTTCGGCGCGCGCGTCGCAAGCCGCCGCGTGGAAGCCACTGGTGCCCGGCACGAGCTGGCAATGGCAGATCGACGGCAACACGATCAACGAGAAGGTGCTGGACGGCGTGAACAACGCCCGCAAGATGTACGACGTCGACATGGAACTGACCGATGCCGGCACGATCCAGCGCCTGAAGGCGAAGGGCATCACCGTCGTGTGCTACATGGAGGTCGGCGGGCGGGAAGACACCCGTGGCGATGCCGGCAGGTTTCCCGACAGCGTGCTCGGTTACCCCGTCGAAGGATACGAGGATCACGAACGCTGGCTGGACATTCGCCAGACCGCGATCCTGATGCCCTTGATGCTGGCGCGTCTCGACATGGCGAAGAAAAAGGGCTGCGACGGCATCGAGCCGGACCTCGACGACAGCTATCGCCAGGAAACGGGTTTTCCGCTGACGCGCGACGACCAACTGCGGTACAACACGGCGCTGATCGCCGCCGCGCACGATCGCGGGATGTCGATGGGCCTGAAGAACGGCTCGGGTATCGCGGCCGCGATGGCGAAAGTGGCCGACTGGGCGCTCAACGAGCAATGCAACAGGTTCCACGAGTGCGGCAGTTACGCGAGCTTCATCGCGCTGAACAAGGCCGTGTTCAATGTCGAGTACACGCGCCCGGACGGCATGACGCTCGCGGCTTTCTGCCCGGCGGACAACCAGGCCGGTTTCGACGGCATTCTGAAACTGTCGAGCGACACGCTTTCGGCGCTGCCGCGCGCGGCCTGCCGGTTCGAGTGA
- a CDS encoding acyl-CoA dehydrogenase family protein — protein MNFEATPDQRAAAATYRAVALRHFASSPRRGFDWATWRALSEAGLWRTLVAGRDAGADASLNVFIAAFEAIVTATRSVGFAMALANQATVIRALLLHGTPSQRDRFLPALTSGAVAATAISEKGTGTEIRALQSRVTLDGQDCRLDGHKYNISHAPDAALILVAASAAHDGRPGTALVLLDPQRAGVTRTAPQETLGVADLPIGDMTFDGVPVGTDDLLCTPKDGLRVLMDIASMNRALFGLLCADVVGPFLADALAYVGERGALGVTLDKHQHVQRRLVDIHVGAERSRWMALAALDQLRAGDPSALASCSIAKLGGARDLTQAALHLLAIYGSDGYRRGPLATFVADALAMGTAGGTEEMHARNIFSQMQRRATASHMHAA, from the coding sequence ATGAACTTCGAAGCCACCCCCGATCAACGCGCTGCCGCCGCCACCTATCGCGCCGTCGCGCTGCGTCACTTCGCGTCGTCGCCGCGCCGCGGCTTCGACTGGGCAACCTGGCGCGCGCTGTCCGAAGCAGGTCTGTGGCGCACGCTCGTCGCCGGCCGCGATGCAGGCGCGGACGCGTCGTTGAATGTGTTCATCGCCGCATTCGAGGCGATCGTGACCGCGACGAGATCCGTCGGCTTCGCGATGGCGCTGGCGAATCAGGCGACCGTGATTCGCGCGCTGCTGCTCCACGGCACACCGTCGCAGCGCGACCGTTTCCTGCCGGCCCTGACGTCCGGCGCGGTGGCCGCGACCGCCATTTCCGAAAAAGGCACCGGCACCGAAATCCGTGCACTGCAGAGCCGCGTCACGCTGGACGGCCAGGATTGTCGCCTCGACGGTCACAAGTACAACATCAGCCACGCCCCGGACGCGGCACTGATCCTCGTCGCCGCGAGCGCCGCGCACGACGGTCGCCCCGGTACGGCGCTGGTTCTTCTCGATCCGCAACGCGCCGGCGTGACGCGCACCGCGCCCCAGGAAACCCTGGGCGTCGCCGATCTGCCGATCGGCGACATGACGTTCGACGGTGTTCCCGTCGGCACGGACGATTTGCTTTGCACTCCCAAGGACGGATTGCGCGTGCTGATGGACATCGCGTCAATGAACCGCGCGTTGTTCGGCCTGCTGTGCGCGGACGTGGTCGGGCCGTTCCTCGCCGACGCACTCGCGTACGTCGGCGAACGCGGCGCGCTCGGCGTGACGCTCGACAAGCATCAGCATGTCCAGCGGCGGCTCGTCGACATTCATGTCGGTGCGGAGCGCTCGCGCTGGATGGCACTCGCCGCGCTCGACCAGTTGAGGGCGGGCGACCCGTCCGCGCTCGCCAGTTGCTCCATTGCGAAACTGGGCGGCGCCCGCGACCTGACCCAGGCCGCGCTGCACCTGCTCGCGATCTACGGCAGCGACGGTTATCGCCGCGGCCCGCTCGCGACCTTCGTTGCCGACGCACTCGCCATGGGAACCGCGGGCGGCACCGAAGAAATGCACGCGCGCAACATCTTCAGCCAGATGCAGCGACGCGCGACCGCGTCGCACATGCACGCGGCCTGA
- a CDS encoding thioesterase family protein: MTIQPGLRARATHRVDTISLADQWGGEAHALASPIMIIFIEQTCMQATDHLLGSDLMTVGYNFEIKHLAPTPPDWEVTVDAELISVEGRMMTYKVSVRDAAGVVGEGIHTRCAVGRDSFHERLAERRDRAPVAQ, from the coding sequence TTGACCATCCAGCCCGGCCTCCGTGCCCGTGCCACGCACCGTGTCGATACGATTTCGCTTGCAGATCAATGGGGCGGCGAAGCGCACGCCCTTGCCAGCCCGATCATGATCATCTTCATCGAGCAGACCTGCATGCAGGCAACCGATCACCTGCTCGGCTCCGACCTGATGACGGTCGGCTACAACTTCGAGATCAAGCATCTCGCTCCGACGCCGCCCGACTGGGAAGTCACGGTCGACGCCGAGCTGATCTCCGTGGAAGGCCGGATGATGACCTACAAGGTGTCGGTTCGCGATGCGGCCGGCGTCGTCGGCGAAGGCATCCATACACGCTGCGCGGTCGGTCGCGACAGTTTTCACGAGCGGCTTGCCGAGCGCCGCGACCGCGCACCGGTCGCGCAATGA
- a CDS encoding NAD(P)H-dependent flavin oxidoreductase, translated as MRPTPLHDLRLPLIASPMLIASYPEMVLAQCKSGIVGAFPALNARPSAQLGDWIDRIDEELAAHRAAHPDACVGPYAVNHICHQTNTRLEADLRICIDRRTPILITSLRAPPREIVEAVHAYGGVVLHDVTTVRHAEKALEAGVDGLILVAAGAGGHAGTLSPFALVSEVRRIHDGFIALSGAIATGAAIAAALALGADCAYMGTRFLASHEANVAQRYKDTIVEATAADIVYTDAFSGVHGNYLRQSIEAAGMDVRNLPRSEHAHLDFSPESGARQWRDIWGAGQGVGSMDTVLSVEQIVAQLEIEYGVALERVRHESARIGRHAPAH; from the coding sequence ATGCGCCCGACGCCGCTACACGACCTGCGCCTGCCGCTGATCGCGTCGCCGATGCTGATCGCCAGCTACCCCGAGATGGTGCTGGCGCAGTGCAAGAGCGGGATCGTCGGCGCCTTTCCCGCGCTCAATGCGCGACCGAGCGCGCAGCTCGGCGACTGGATCGATCGCATCGACGAGGAACTGGCCGCGCACCGTGCCGCCCATCCGGATGCGTGCGTGGGGCCGTACGCGGTCAATCACATCTGCCATCAGACCAACACGCGGCTCGAAGCGGACTTGCGGATCTGCATCGACCGGCGCACGCCGATCCTGATCACGAGCCTGCGCGCGCCGCCGCGCGAGATCGTCGAAGCCGTGCACGCCTACGGCGGTGTCGTGCTGCACGACGTCACGACCGTGCGACACGCGGAGAAAGCGCTCGAGGCCGGTGTCGACGGCCTGATCCTGGTCGCGGCCGGAGCGGGCGGCCATGCCGGCACGCTGTCCCCGTTCGCGCTGGTGTCGGAGGTGCGCCGCATTCATGACGGCTTCATCGCGTTGTCCGGCGCGATCGCCACCGGCGCGGCCATCGCGGCGGCGCTTGCACTGGGTGCCGACTGCGCGTACATGGGCACCCGCTTCCTCGCGTCTCACGAAGCCAACGTGGCGCAGCGCTACAAGGACACGATCGTCGAGGCCACCGCCGCCGACATCGTCTACACCGATGCGTTCAGCGGCGTGCACGGCAACTATCTGCGCCAGAGCATCGAGGCCGCGGGCATGGACGTCCGCAACCTGCCCCGCAGCGAGCACGCACACCTCGATTTCTCGCCCGAATCCGGCGCGCGCCAGTGGCGCGACATCTGGGGCGCCGGCCAGGGCGTGGGCTCGATGGACACGGTACTGAGCGTCGAGCAGATCGTCGCGCAGCTCGAGATCGAGTACGGCGTCGCACTCGAACGCGTGCGTCACGAGTCCGCCCGCATCGGCCGGCACGCCCCCGCGCACTGA